In the genome of Labrus mixtus chromosome 21, fLabMix1.1, whole genome shotgun sequence, one region contains:
- the LOC132955711 gene encoding uncharacterized protein LOC132955711, with product MLASINSNNTSSLPCIDSTRSSFFWGGGVPCVAITGCTLREVHCQPAAFHILLPKDSGSEMGCSSGRQPPAPVFHPDLGCGNGSEANTLPQDSENQNQDLNGCAEREEEEGSVDRGTVKPPESLPTLERLAQATGGTEKSWYRCVFPFGVISLVIGMAGTGVTFTFNTLLQTKVVSVALLCAGVVMLLVAAVCWRAHRLRRRKKKEGGFFSTDQGIL from the coding sequence ATGCTGGCAAGTATTAACAGCAACAATACTAGCAGCCTCCCTTGCATTGACAGCACTAGAAGcagctttttttggggggggggggtcccctGTGTAGCGATCACCGGCTGCACGCTGAGAGAGGTCCACTGCCAACCAGCAGCCTTTCATATACTGCTTCCCAAGGACAGCGGCTCCGAGATGGGCTGCTCCTCAGGCCGCCAGCCCCCTGCCCCGGTCTTTCACCCAGACTTAGGCTGCGGCAACGGTAGCGAGGCCAACACCTTACCACAGGACTCTGAGAACCAGAACCAGGATTTGAATGGCTGcgcagaaagagaggaagaggaaggcaGCGTTGACAGAGGCACGGTGAAACCTCCAGAGTCCCTCCCGACGCTCGAGAGACTCGCCCAGGCTACAGGTGGAACGGAAAAGTCCTGGTACCGCTGCGTGTTCCCGTTTGGCGTGATTTCATTGGTGATCGGCATGGCTGGCACCGGGGTCACTTTCACCTTCAACACGCTGCTCCAGACCAAAGTTGTGTCCGTGGCACTGCTGTGCGCGGGTGTTGTGATGCTCCTTGTTGCAGCTGTTTGCTGGAGGGCCCACAGACTgagaaggaggaaaaagaaggaagGGGGATTCTTCAGTACTGATCAGGGTATTTTGTGA